A window from Primulina huaijiensis isolate GDHJ02 chromosome 11, ASM1229523v2, whole genome shotgun sequence encodes these proteins:
- the LOC140987845 gene encoding uncharacterized protein isoform X4: MGSAEGFGGGVVVTEVGRLSGGACSSGVQKDIQVDDMSVTDSWGKIPVSEICRQASQCPRLHNKDLANNSCLENRNSPSWELDLGDKLLIGRTCEIPRSNSVCSKRSGMVPMEVSNSKSGLLDAEVMPLELASCPASEKTQVAKQRKSSLVKRGDKRNGKTHKNRCDSISLKNGLVSFNSAAGGNNFFGIYGLKADVFDITKNFNEIPLDEILHGKYHCASIAKDKGKKAVNSNSSLLQSVRKAYSVLQARKVLHAEKCAEIDHSCNQKVSTSLVTASSSTSQSESDKGESCDAELPSSDNVQESVGKMNISTLIADSPLYQPKEIMERLALAPPKDLESFLFDVAKPATSFLKQGNDPRVGKSVSHRAGLPPFPWSNSFSGHNKSGADASKLSASRTICQGRWIKVRNSTALRRGSTDLQMDLESLQFDHSLVPSLKLKPERPEHQIAPSEKFLPSLEACSTSKISAADEHSRMYAAAQALCELAIHSSKKNYHSTVKLLGKPSQMSMKACKSKAVERSDKFSDPPKSINGTMNLIKLGDEGFPSKKLKLTTDERNTYNTRTDSLEKQALDWSTPEPVRSPPMKLFRKSKPEIDRYNPHLVKKPYMMKPPRAAERPGIGQQKFRKVVPMKWNRPEC; the protein is encoded by the exons ATGGGATCGGCCGAGGGTTTTGGAGGAGGTGTGGTGGTGACTGAAGTTGGGCGGCTGTCTGGGGGTGCATGCAGCTCAGGGGTTCAAAAAG ATATTCAGGTTGATGACATGTCAGTAACTGATTCATGGGGCAAGATACCTGTTTCTGAAATTTGTAGGCAAGCTTCTCAATGCCCTAGATTGCACAACAAGGATCTTGCAAATAATTCTTGCTTGGAGAACAGGAATTCTCCTTCCTGGGAACTGGATTTAGGGGATAAGCTTTTAATTGGGAGAACTTGTGAAATACCAAGAAGCAATAGTGTGTGCTCTAAGAGATCAGGGATGGTACCGATGGAAGTTTCTAATAGTAAATCTGGATTATTAGATGCAGAAGTAATGCCTCTTGAGCTTGCATCATGTCCCGCAAGCG AGAAAACCCAAGTGGCTAAGCAAAGGAAAAGTTCACTTGTCAAACGCGGGGATAAAAGAAATGGTAAAACGCACAAGAATAGATGTGATTCAATCTCCTTGAAGAATGGCTTGGTTAGTTTCAATTCAGCTGCAGGAGGGAATAACTTTTTCG GAATCTATGGTTTAAAAGCTGATGTTTTTGACATCACAAAGAATTTCAATGAGATTCCTCTTGATGAGATTCTGCATGGAAAGTATCACTGTGCTAGTATTGCCAAAGACAAGGGAAAGAAAGCAGTGAATTCAAACAGCAGTCTTTTGCAGTCGGTAAGAAAGGCCTACTCTGTTCTTCAAGCTAGGAAGGTTTTGCACGCTGAAAAATGTGCTGAAATTGATCACAGTTGCAACCAAAAGGTTTCGACTAGCTTAGTCACTGCTAGTTCCTCGACAAGCCAAAGTGAAAGTGACAAAGGAGAGAGTTGTGATGCAGAGCTTCCATCCTCTGACAAT GTTCAAGAATCTGTCGGCAAGATGAATATATCTACCTTAATTGCCGATTCCCCTCTATATCAGCCGAAAGAAATCATGGAGCGTCTCGCGCTTGCTCCACCAAAGGATTTGGAGTCTTTTCTATTTGATGTGGCCAAGCCAGCGACATCTTTTCTGAAACAAGGCAATGATCCTCGTGTGGGCAAATCAGTTTCTCACCGAGCTGGCCTACCGCCTTTTCCTTGGTCCAATTCATTTTCTGGACATAATAAGTCGGGTGCTGATGCCAGTAAGTTATCTGCAAGTCGGACAATATGTCAAGGTAGATGGATAAAAGTTAGAAATTCTACCGCCCTACGGAGAGGTTCTACTGATTTACAGATGGACCTAGAATCACTACAATTTGATCACAGTTTAGTGCCTTCACTTAAGCTTAAGCCTGAGCGTCCAGAACATCAAATTGCTCCAAGTGAAAAATTTCTTCCCTCCTTGGAAGCATGCTCAACTTCTAAGATATCTGCAGCAG ATGAGCACTCCCGCATGTATGCTGCCGCTCAAGCCCTTTGTGAATTGGCTATTCATTCCTCAAAGAAAAATTACCATTCAACCGTTAAGTTGCTTGGAAAACCTTCCCAGATGTCCATGAAAGCTTGCAAATCTAAAGCCGTGGAGAGATCTGATAAATTTTCCGACCCACCAAAATCAATAAATGGGACCATGAATCTCATAAAACTTGGCGATGAAGGGTTTCCTTCAAAGAAGCTCAAGCTCACAACAGACGAAAGAAACACCTACAATACTCGTACTGATTCCCTAGAAAAACAAGCATTAGACTGGTCTACTCCAGAACCTGTTAGATCACCTCCAATGAAACTATTCAGGAAGTCGAAACCAGAAATAGATCGTTACAACCCCCACCTTGTAAAGAAACCATATATGATGAAACCGCCACGTGCTGCAGAGAGGCCTGGTATTGGTCAACAGAAGTTCAGGAAAGTCGTCCCCATGAAGTGGAATCGACCCGAATGTTAG
- the LOC140987845 gene encoding uncharacterized protein isoform X2: MGSAEGFGGGVVVTEVGRLSGGACSSGVQKDIQVDDMSVTDSWGKIPVSEICRQASQCPRLHNKDLANNSCLENRNSPSWELDLGDKLLIGRTCEIPRSNSVCSKRSGMVPMEVSNSKSGLLDAEVMPLELASCPASEKTQMVKQRKSSLIKPGDKRNEKTQVAKQRKSSLVKRGDKRNGKTHKNRCDSISLKNGLVSFNSAAGGNNFFGIYGLKADVFDITKNFNEIPLDEILHGKYHCASIAKDKGKKAVNSNSSLLQSVRKAYSVLQARKVLHAEKCAEIDHSCNQKVSTSLVTASSSTSQSESDKGESCDAELPSSDNVQESVGKMNISTLIADSPLYQPKEIMERLALAPPKDLESFLFDVAKPATSFLKQGNDPRVGKSVSHRAGLPPFPWSNSFSGHNKSGADASKLSASRTICQGRWIKVRNSTALRRGSTDLQMDLESLQFDHSLVPSLKLKPERPEHQIAPSEKFLPSLEACSTSKISAADEHSRMYAAAQALCELAIHSSKKNYHSTVKLLGKPSQMSMKACKSKAVERSDKFSDPPKSINGTMNLIKLGDEGFPSKKLKLTTDERNTYNTRTDSLEKQALDWSTPEPVRSPPMKLFRKSKPEIDRYNPHLVKKPYMMKPPRAAERPGIGQQKFRKVVPMKWNRPEC, encoded by the exons ATGGGATCGGCCGAGGGTTTTGGAGGAGGTGTGGTGGTGACTGAAGTTGGGCGGCTGTCTGGGGGTGCATGCAGCTCAGGGGTTCAAAAAG ATATTCAGGTTGATGACATGTCAGTAACTGATTCATGGGGCAAGATACCTGTTTCTGAAATTTGTAGGCAAGCTTCTCAATGCCCTAGATTGCACAACAAGGATCTTGCAAATAATTCTTGCTTGGAGAACAGGAATTCTCCTTCCTGGGAACTGGATTTAGGGGATAAGCTTTTAATTGGGAGAACTTGTGAAATACCAAGAAGCAATAGTGTGTGCTCTAAGAGATCAGGGATGGTACCGATGGAAGTTTCTAATAGTAAATCTGGATTATTAGATGCAGAAGTAATGCCTCTTGAGCTTGCATCATGTCCCGCAAGCG AGAAAACCCAAATGGTTAAGCAAAGGAAAAGTTCTCTTATCAAACCTGGGGATAAAAGAAATG AGAAAACCCAAGTGGCTAAGCAAAGGAAAAGTTCACTTGTCAAACGCGGGGATAAAAGAAATGGTAAAACGCACAAGAATAGATGTGATTCAATCTCCTTGAAGAATGGCTTGGTTAGTTTCAATTCAGCTGCAGGAGGGAATAACTTTTTCG GAATCTATGGTTTAAAAGCTGATGTTTTTGACATCACAAAGAATTTCAATGAGATTCCTCTTGATGAGATTCTGCATGGAAAGTATCACTGTGCTAGTATTGCCAAAGACAAGGGAAAGAAAGCAGTGAATTCAAACAGCAGTCTTTTGCAGTCGGTAAGAAAGGCCTACTCTGTTCTTCAAGCTAGGAAGGTTTTGCACGCTGAAAAATGTGCTGAAATTGATCACAGTTGCAACCAAAAGGTTTCGACTAGCTTAGTCACTGCTAGTTCCTCGACAAGCCAAAGTGAAAGTGACAAAGGAGAGAGTTGTGATGCAGAGCTTCCATCCTCTGACAAT GTTCAAGAATCTGTCGGCAAGATGAATATATCTACCTTAATTGCCGATTCCCCTCTATATCAGCCGAAAGAAATCATGGAGCGTCTCGCGCTTGCTCCACCAAAGGATTTGGAGTCTTTTCTATTTGATGTGGCCAAGCCAGCGACATCTTTTCTGAAACAAGGCAATGATCCTCGTGTGGGCAAATCAGTTTCTCACCGAGCTGGCCTACCGCCTTTTCCTTGGTCCAATTCATTTTCTGGACATAATAAGTCGGGTGCTGATGCCAGTAAGTTATCTGCAAGTCGGACAATATGTCAAGGTAGATGGATAAAAGTTAGAAATTCTACCGCCCTACGGAGAGGTTCTACTGATTTACAGATGGACCTAGAATCACTACAATTTGATCACAGTTTAGTGCCTTCACTTAAGCTTAAGCCTGAGCGTCCAGAACATCAAATTGCTCCAAGTGAAAAATTTCTTCCCTCCTTGGAAGCATGCTCAACTTCTAAGATATCTGCAGCAG ATGAGCACTCCCGCATGTATGCTGCCGCTCAAGCCCTTTGTGAATTGGCTATTCATTCCTCAAAGAAAAATTACCATTCAACCGTTAAGTTGCTTGGAAAACCTTCCCAGATGTCCATGAAAGCTTGCAAATCTAAAGCCGTGGAGAGATCTGATAAATTTTCCGACCCACCAAAATCAATAAATGGGACCATGAATCTCATAAAACTTGGCGATGAAGGGTTTCCTTCAAAGAAGCTCAAGCTCACAACAGACGAAAGAAACACCTACAATACTCGTACTGATTCCCTAGAAAAACAAGCATTAGACTGGTCTACTCCAGAACCTGTTAGATCACCTCCAATGAAACTATTCAGGAAGTCGAAACCAGAAATAGATCGTTACAACCCCCACCTTGTAAAGAAACCATATATGATGAAACCGCCACGTGCTGCAGAGAGGCCTGGTATTGGTCAACAGAAGTTCAGGAAAGTCGTCCCCATGAAGTGGAATCGACCCGAATGTTAG
- the LOC140987845 gene encoding uncharacterized protein isoform X3: MGSAEGFGGGVVVTEVGRLSGGACSSGVQKDIQVDDMSVTDSWGKIPVSEICRQASQCPRLHNKDLANNSCLENRNSPSWELDLGDKLLIGRTCEIPRSNSVCSKRSGMVPMEVSNSKSGLLDAEVMPLELASCPASGNTSEKTQVAKQRKSSLVKRGDKRNGKTHKNRCDSISLKNGLVSFNSAAGGNNFFGIYGLKADVFDITKNFNEIPLDEILHGKYHCASIAKDKGKKAVNSNSSLLQSVRKAYSVLQARKVLHAEKCAEIDHSCNQKVSTSLVTASSSTSQSESDKGESCDAELPSSDNVQESVGKMNISTLIADSPLYQPKEIMERLALAPPKDLESFLFDVAKPATSFLKQGNDPRVGKSVSHRAGLPPFPWSNSFSGHNKSGADASKLSASRTICQGRWIKVRNSTALRRGSTDLQMDLESLQFDHSLVPSLKLKPERPEHQIAPSEKFLPSLEACSTSKISAADEHSRMYAAAQALCELAIHSSKKNYHSTVKLLGKPSQMSMKACKSKAVERSDKFSDPPKSINGTMNLIKLGDEGFPSKKLKLTTDERNTYNTRTDSLEKQALDWSTPEPVRSPPMKLFRKSKPEIDRYNPHLVKKPYMMKPPRAAERPGIGQQKFRKVVPMKWNRPEC; this comes from the exons ATGGGATCGGCCGAGGGTTTTGGAGGAGGTGTGGTGGTGACTGAAGTTGGGCGGCTGTCTGGGGGTGCATGCAGCTCAGGGGTTCAAAAAG ATATTCAGGTTGATGACATGTCAGTAACTGATTCATGGGGCAAGATACCTGTTTCTGAAATTTGTAGGCAAGCTTCTCAATGCCCTAGATTGCACAACAAGGATCTTGCAAATAATTCTTGCTTGGAGAACAGGAATTCTCCTTCCTGGGAACTGGATTTAGGGGATAAGCTTTTAATTGGGAGAACTTGTGAAATACCAAGAAGCAATAGTGTGTGCTCTAAGAGATCAGGGATGGTACCGATGGAAGTTTCTAATAGTAAATCTGGATTATTAGATGCAGAAGTAATGCCTCTTGAGCTTGCATCATGTCCCGCAAGCGGTAATACTTCAG AGAAAACCCAAGTGGCTAAGCAAAGGAAAAGTTCACTTGTCAAACGCGGGGATAAAAGAAATGGTAAAACGCACAAGAATAGATGTGATTCAATCTCCTTGAAGAATGGCTTGGTTAGTTTCAATTCAGCTGCAGGAGGGAATAACTTTTTCG GAATCTATGGTTTAAAAGCTGATGTTTTTGACATCACAAAGAATTTCAATGAGATTCCTCTTGATGAGATTCTGCATGGAAAGTATCACTGTGCTAGTATTGCCAAAGACAAGGGAAAGAAAGCAGTGAATTCAAACAGCAGTCTTTTGCAGTCGGTAAGAAAGGCCTACTCTGTTCTTCAAGCTAGGAAGGTTTTGCACGCTGAAAAATGTGCTGAAATTGATCACAGTTGCAACCAAAAGGTTTCGACTAGCTTAGTCACTGCTAGTTCCTCGACAAGCCAAAGTGAAAGTGACAAAGGAGAGAGTTGTGATGCAGAGCTTCCATCCTCTGACAAT GTTCAAGAATCTGTCGGCAAGATGAATATATCTACCTTAATTGCCGATTCCCCTCTATATCAGCCGAAAGAAATCATGGAGCGTCTCGCGCTTGCTCCACCAAAGGATTTGGAGTCTTTTCTATTTGATGTGGCCAAGCCAGCGACATCTTTTCTGAAACAAGGCAATGATCCTCGTGTGGGCAAATCAGTTTCTCACCGAGCTGGCCTACCGCCTTTTCCTTGGTCCAATTCATTTTCTGGACATAATAAGTCGGGTGCTGATGCCAGTAAGTTATCTGCAAGTCGGACAATATGTCAAGGTAGATGGATAAAAGTTAGAAATTCTACCGCCCTACGGAGAGGTTCTACTGATTTACAGATGGACCTAGAATCACTACAATTTGATCACAGTTTAGTGCCTTCACTTAAGCTTAAGCCTGAGCGTCCAGAACATCAAATTGCTCCAAGTGAAAAATTTCTTCCCTCCTTGGAAGCATGCTCAACTTCTAAGATATCTGCAGCAG ATGAGCACTCCCGCATGTATGCTGCCGCTCAAGCCCTTTGTGAATTGGCTATTCATTCCTCAAAGAAAAATTACCATTCAACCGTTAAGTTGCTTGGAAAACCTTCCCAGATGTCCATGAAAGCTTGCAAATCTAAAGCCGTGGAGAGATCTGATAAATTTTCCGACCCACCAAAATCAATAAATGGGACCATGAATCTCATAAAACTTGGCGATGAAGGGTTTCCTTCAAAGAAGCTCAAGCTCACAACAGACGAAAGAAACACCTACAATACTCGTACTGATTCCCTAGAAAAACAAGCATTAGACTGGTCTACTCCAGAACCTGTTAGATCACCTCCAATGAAACTATTCAGGAAGTCGAAACCAGAAATAGATCGTTACAACCCCCACCTTGTAAAGAAACCATATATGATGAAACCGCCACGTGCTGCAGAGAGGCCTGGTATTGGTCAACAGAAGTTCAGGAAAGTCGTCCCCATGAAGTGGAATCGACCCGAATGTTAG
- the LOC140987845 gene encoding uncharacterized protein isoform X1, protein MGSAEGFGGGVVVTEVGRLSGGACSSGVQKDIQVDDMSVTDSWGKIPVSEICRQASQCPRLHNKDLANNSCLENRNSPSWELDLGDKLLIGRTCEIPRSNSVCSKRSGMVPMEVSNSKSGLLDAEVMPLELASCPASGNTSEKTQMVKQRKSSLIKPGDKRNEKTQVAKQRKSSLVKRGDKRNGKTHKNRCDSISLKNGLVSFNSAAGGNNFFGIYGLKADVFDITKNFNEIPLDEILHGKYHCASIAKDKGKKAVNSNSSLLQSVRKAYSVLQARKVLHAEKCAEIDHSCNQKVSTSLVTASSSTSQSESDKGESCDAELPSSDNVQESVGKMNISTLIADSPLYQPKEIMERLALAPPKDLESFLFDVAKPATSFLKQGNDPRVGKSVSHRAGLPPFPWSNSFSGHNKSGADASKLSASRTICQGRWIKVRNSTALRRGSTDLQMDLESLQFDHSLVPSLKLKPERPEHQIAPSEKFLPSLEACSTSKISAADEHSRMYAAAQALCELAIHSSKKNYHSTVKLLGKPSQMSMKACKSKAVERSDKFSDPPKSINGTMNLIKLGDEGFPSKKLKLTTDERNTYNTRTDSLEKQALDWSTPEPVRSPPMKLFRKSKPEIDRYNPHLVKKPYMMKPPRAAERPGIGQQKFRKVVPMKWNRPEC, encoded by the exons ATGGGATCGGCCGAGGGTTTTGGAGGAGGTGTGGTGGTGACTGAAGTTGGGCGGCTGTCTGGGGGTGCATGCAGCTCAGGGGTTCAAAAAG ATATTCAGGTTGATGACATGTCAGTAACTGATTCATGGGGCAAGATACCTGTTTCTGAAATTTGTAGGCAAGCTTCTCAATGCCCTAGATTGCACAACAAGGATCTTGCAAATAATTCTTGCTTGGAGAACAGGAATTCTCCTTCCTGGGAACTGGATTTAGGGGATAAGCTTTTAATTGGGAGAACTTGTGAAATACCAAGAAGCAATAGTGTGTGCTCTAAGAGATCAGGGATGGTACCGATGGAAGTTTCTAATAGTAAATCTGGATTATTAGATGCAGAAGTAATGCCTCTTGAGCTTGCATCATGTCCCGCAAGCGGTAATACTTCAG AGAAAACCCAAATGGTTAAGCAAAGGAAAAGTTCTCTTATCAAACCTGGGGATAAAAGAAATG AGAAAACCCAAGTGGCTAAGCAAAGGAAAAGTTCACTTGTCAAACGCGGGGATAAAAGAAATGGTAAAACGCACAAGAATAGATGTGATTCAATCTCCTTGAAGAATGGCTTGGTTAGTTTCAATTCAGCTGCAGGAGGGAATAACTTTTTCG GAATCTATGGTTTAAAAGCTGATGTTTTTGACATCACAAAGAATTTCAATGAGATTCCTCTTGATGAGATTCTGCATGGAAAGTATCACTGTGCTAGTATTGCCAAAGACAAGGGAAAGAAAGCAGTGAATTCAAACAGCAGTCTTTTGCAGTCGGTAAGAAAGGCCTACTCTGTTCTTCAAGCTAGGAAGGTTTTGCACGCTGAAAAATGTGCTGAAATTGATCACAGTTGCAACCAAAAGGTTTCGACTAGCTTAGTCACTGCTAGTTCCTCGACAAGCCAAAGTGAAAGTGACAAAGGAGAGAGTTGTGATGCAGAGCTTCCATCCTCTGACAAT GTTCAAGAATCTGTCGGCAAGATGAATATATCTACCTTAATTGCCGATTCCCCTCTATATCAGCCGAAAGAAATCATGGAGCGTCTCGCGCTTGCTCCACCAAAGGATTTGGAGTCTTTTCTATTTGATGTGGCCAAGCCAGCGACATCTTTTCTGAAACAAGGCAATGATCCTCGTGTGGGCAAATCAGTTTCTCACCGAGCTGGCCTACCGCCTTTTCCTTGGTCCAATTCATTTTCTGGACATAATAAGTCGGGTGCTGATGCCAGTAAGTTATCTGCAAGTCGGACAATATGTCAAGGTAGATGGATAAAAGTTAGAAATTCTACCGCCCTACGGAGAGGTTCTACTGATTTACAGATGGACCTAGAATCACTACAATTTGATCACAGTTTAGTGCCTTCACTTAAGCTTAAGCCTGAGCGTCCAGAACATCAAATTGCTCCAAGTGAAAAATTTCTTCCCTCCTTGGAAGCATGCTCAACTTCTAAGATATCTGCAGCAG ATGAGCACTCCCGCATGTATGCTGCCGCTCAAGCCCTTTGTGAATTGGCTATTCATTCCTCAAAGAAAAATTACCATTCAACCGTTAAGTTGCTTGGAAAACCTTCCCAGATGTCCATGAAAGCTTGCAAATCTAAAGCCGTGGAGAGATCTGATAAATTTTCCGACCCACCAAAATCAATAAATGGGACCATGAATCTCATAAAACTTGGCGATGAAGGGTTTCCTTCAAAGAAGCTCAAGCTCACAACAGACGAAAGAAACACCTACAATACTCGTACTGATTCCCTAGAAAAACAAGCATTAGACTGGTCTACTCCAGAACCTGTTAGATCACCTCCAATGAAACTATTCAGGAAGTCGAAACCAGAAATAGATCGTTACAACCCCCACCTTGTAAAGAAACCATATATGATGAAACCGCCACGTGCTGCAGAGAGGCCTGGTATTGGTCAACAGAAGTTCAGGAAAGTCGTCCCCATGAAGTGGAATCGACCCGAATGTTAG
- the LOC140987845 gene encoding uncharacterized protein isoform X5, translating to MSVTDSWGKIPVSEICRQASQCPRLHNKDLANNSCLENRNSPSWELDLGDKLLIGRTCEIPRSNSVCSKRSGMVPMEVSNSKSGLLDAEVMPLELASCPASGNTSEKTQMVKQRKSSLIKPGDKRNEKTQVAKQRKSSLVKRGDKRNGKTHKNRCDSISLKNGLVSFNSAAGGNNFFGIYGLKADVFDITKNFNEIPLDEILHGKYHCASIAKDKGKKAVNSNSSLLQSVRKAYSVLQARKVLHAEKCAEIDHSCNQKVSTSLVTASSSTSQSESDKGESCDAELPSSDNVQESVGKMNISTLIADSPLYQPKEIMERLALAPPKDLESFLFDVAKPATSFLKQGNDPRVGKSVSHRAGLPPFPWSNSFSGHNKSGADASKLSASRTICQGRWIKVRNSTALRRGSTDLQMDLESLQFDHSLVPSLKLKPERPEHQIAPSEKFLPSLEACSTSKISAADEHSRMYAAAQALCELAIHSSKKNYHSTVKLLGKPSQMSMKACKSKAVERSDKFSDPPKSINGTMNLIKLGDEGFPSKKLKLTTDERNTYNTRTDSLEKQALDWSTPEPVRSPPMKLFRKSKPEIDRYNPHLVKKPYMMKPPRAAERPGIGQQKFRKVVPMKWNRPEC from the exons ATGTCAGTAACTGATTCATGGGGCAAGATACCTGTTTCTGAAATTTGTAGGCAAGCTTCTCAATGCCCTAGATTGCACAACAAGGATCTTGCAAATAATTCTTGCTTGGAGAACAGGAATTCTCCTTCCTGGGAACTGGATTTAGGGGATAAGCTTTTAATTGGGAGAACTTGTGAAATACCAAGAAGCAATAGTGTGTGCTCTAAGAGATCAGGGATGGTACCGATGGAAGTTTCTAATAGTAAATCTGGATTATTAGATGCAGAAGTAATGCCTCTTGAGCTTGCATCATGTCCCGCAAGCGGTAATACTTCAG AGAAAACCCAAATGGTTAAGCAAAGGAAAAGTTCTCTTATCAAACCTGGGGATAAAAGAAATG AGAAAACCCAAGTGGCTAAGCAAAGGAAAAGTTCACTTGTCAAACGCGGGGATAAAAGAAATGGTAAAACGCACAAGAATAGATGTGATTCAATCTCCTTGAAGAATGGCTTGGTTAGTTTCAATTCAGCTGCAGGAGGGAATAACTTTTTCG GAATCTATGGTTTAAAAGCTGATGTTTTTGACATCACAAAGAATTTCAATGAGATTCCTCTTGATGAGATTCTGCATGGAAAGTATCACTGTGCTAGTATTGCCAAAGACAAGGGAAAGAAAGCAGTGAATTCAAACAGCAGTCTTTTGCAGTCGGTAAGAAAGGCCTACTCTGTTCTTCAAGCTAGGAAGGTTTTGCACGCTGAAAAATGTGCTGAAATTGATCACAGTTGCAACCAAAAGGTTTCGACTAGCTTAGTCACTGCTAGTTCCTCGACAAGCCAAAGTGAAAGTGACAAAGGAGAGAGTTGTGATGCAGAGCTTCCATCCTCTGACAAT GTTCAAGAATCTGTCGGCAAGATGAATATATCTACCTTAATTGCCGATTCCCCTCTATATCAGCCGAAAGAAATCATGGAGCGTCTCGCGCTTGCTCCACCAAAGGATTTGGAGTCTTTTCTATTTGATGTGGCCAAGCCAGCGACATCTTTTCTGAAACAAGGCAATGATCCTCGTGTGGGCAAATCAGTTTCTCACCGAGCTGGCCTACCGCCTTTTCCTTGGTCCAATTCATTTTCTGGACATAATAAGTCGGGTGCTGATGCCAGTAAGTTATCTGCAAGTCGGACAATATGTCAAGGTAGATGGATAAAAGTTAGAAATTCTACCGCCCTACGGAGAGGTTCTACTGATTTACAGATGGACCTAGAATCACTACAATTTGATCACAGTTTAGTGCCTTCACTTAAGCTTAAGCCTGAGCGTCCAGAACATCAAATTGCTCCAAGTGAAAAATTTCTTCCCTCCTTGGAAGCATGCTCAACTTCTAAGATATCTGCAGCAG ATGAGCACTCCCGCATGTATGCTGCCGCTCAAGCCCTTTGTGAATTGGCTATTCATTCCTCAAAGAAAAATTACCATTCAACCGTTAAGTTGCTTGGAAAACCTTCCCAGATGTCCATGAAAGCTTGCAAATCTAAAGCCGTGGAGAGATCTGATAAATTTTCCGACCCACCAAAATCAATAAATGGGACCATGAATCTCATAAAACTTGGCGATGAAGGGTTTCCTTCAAAGAAGCTCAAGCTCACAACAGACGAAAGAAACACCTACAATACTCGTACTGATTCCCTAGAAAAACAAGCATTAGACTGGTCTACTCCAGAACCTGTTAGATCACCTCCAATGAAACTATTCAGGAAGTCGAAACCAGAAATAGATCGTTACAACCCCCACCTTGTAAAGAAACCATATATGATGAAACCGCCACGTGCTGCAGAGAGGCCTGGTATTGGTCAACAGAAGTTCAGGAAAGTCGTCCCCATGAAGTGGAATCGACCCGAATGTTAG